The Methanohalophilus portucalensis genome window below encodes:
- a CDS encoding type I restriction endonuclease subunit R, with protein sequence MIDLNELETRKQKIDVLLKEHGWDISDRSKVVVEVDTKQSDFNKQVYKQVNETRKNKSESKYADYLLLDDLGDPIAIIEAKRTSKDPVLGQKQAEEYADDIKAQIGKDVFIFLSNGYQIWFWDRERYPMRQIKGFHTQKDLQRFKFQIQNSKIDHDIEISKDIVDRSKSVEVAKRIVEHIHKGHRKALIVMATGTGKTRVAMAIIDQLIREERVQRVLFLTDRKGLRKQAYDKGFMKFFPDESKEKILSGNYDPHKRLYVSTIQTFQEIYNQKGKNGQYIISPGEFDLIFSDEAHRSIYSKWKGIFTYLDAIQIGLTATPADLVERDTFRFFECEDNAPTALYSYDEAVRDGVLCDFRKNVAGARTHFQIEGVKPDDLSPEEREELIKKGIDPDTINFEGTELEKKVAVKGTSEAIVREFMENCLPDQTGTLPAKTIFFAISKLHALRLWEAFERLYPEYKGKLAKRIISEDSRASELIEEFRDKDYPRIAISVDMMDTGIDVPEICNLVFAKPVFSKIKFWQMLGRGTRADAACEYREWLPNGEKEYFKVFDFWNNFEYWQMNPKGAKNESSEAITNRIFLFRLKQLDELMQRGNDDLAEDVKETVIEDIKALPMDSVSVKEHLQDVEKALSPKLWDNVGLDPIDFLQKKIMHLMKFKPGVNLNEANFTLKCEKLAYAVLQNNQHEIERLKKPIAKMVDQLPRTIDKVKDKEDLLDDVLARSFWNGVDFEDAKKMVDEIAPLMPYMAKEPRETIVIDMGDTIEERKEWILNEEEAEYETAYKEKVENWIQELADTHPVIIKIKNDEPLTENDLDELEETLYNSELSLDISKINQILQRNNSTLVDFIKHVLGLYEYPSPNHVIKDAFDTFIIENNKQYSADQLNFIRTLQTVFLRKQHVEFSNLWNAPFTNFGTNSPMPMFSKEELNAFIHICNEVEEEIFVSEA encoded by the coding sequence ATGATTGACCTTAATGAATTAGAAACCAGAAAACAAAAGATAGACGTCCTTCTCAAAGAACATGGATGGGACATTTCAGATAGGTCAAAAGTTGTCGTTGAAGTTGATACAAAGCAATCCGATTTTAACAAACAAGTCTATAAACAGGTTAACGAAACCCGCAAAAACAAATCTGAAAGTAAATATGCCGATTACCTGCTTCTTGATGACCTGGGCGATCCAATCGCTATAATCGAAGCAAAAAGGACTTCTAAAGATCCAGTTCTGGGCCAAAAACAGGCTGAAGAATATGCCGATGACATAAAAGCACAAATTGGCAAGGATGTTTTTATTTTTCTTTCGAATGGATACCAAATTTGGTTCTGGGATAGGGAACGCTATCCAATGAGGCAGATAAAAGGATTCCACACCCAAAAAGACCTTCAAAGATTCAAATTCCAGATTCAGAATAGCAAAATTGACCATGATATTGAAATAAGTAAGGACATTGTTGACAGATCAAAAAGTGTAGAAGTTGCAAAGAGGATTGTTGAGCATATCCACAAAGGCCATAGAAAAGCCCTGATAGTAATGGCAACTGGTACAGGTAAAACCAGGGTTGCAATGGCAATTATCGATCAACTAATCCGTGAGGAACGTGTCCAGAGAGTTTTATTTTTAACTGATCGTAAAGGCCTTAGAAAACAGGCTTATGATAAAGGTTTCATGAAATTCTTCCCGGATGAATCAAAAGAAAAAATCCTTTCAGGCAACTATGATCCTCATAAAAGATTGTATGTATCCACAATTCAAACGTTTCAGGAAATATATAATCAGAAAGGTAAAAACGGACAATACATAATTTCGCCCGGAGAATTTGATCTTATATTTTCAGATGAAGCGCATAGATCCATTTACTCCAAATGGAAGGGAATATTCACATACCTTGATGCAATTCAGATAGGTCTTACAGCCACCCCGGCAGACCTTGTTGAGAGAGACACTTTCAGGTTTTTTGAATGTGAAGATAACGCTCCTACTGCCCTCTATTCTTATGATGAGGCTGTAAGGGATGGAGTTCTTTGCGATTTTCGTAAAAATGTAGCCGGTGCACGGACTCATTTCCAGATAGAAGGTGTAAAGCCTGATGACTTGAGCCCCGAAGAGCGAGAGGAATTGATCAAAAAAGGCATTGACCCTGATACAATTAACTTTGAGGGCACAGAACTTGAGAAGAAAGTTGCTGTAAAAGGAACATCTGAGGCAATTGTCAGGGAATTTATGGAGAATTGTCTTCCTGACCAGACGGGAACATTGCCTGCCAAAACCATTTTCTTTGCAATATCAAAACTGCATGCCCTGAGATTATGGGAAGCGTTTGAAAGACTCTATCCTGAATATAAGGGAAAACTTGCAAAAAGGATAATCTCCGAGGATTCAAGAGCATCGGAGTTGATCGAAGAATTCCGGGATAAGGATTATCCAAGGATTGCAATATCTGTTGACATGATGGATACAGGTATTGATGTTCCTGAAATCTGTAACCTTGTGTTTGCAAAACCTGTGTTTTCAAAAATAAAGTTCTGGCAGATGCTGGGAAGAGGTACACGGGCTGATGCGGCATGTGAGTATCGGGAGTGGTTACCCAACGGAGAGAAAGAATATTTCAAAGTCTTTGATTTCTGGAATAACTTCGAATACTGGCAGATGAATCCTAAAGGTGCCAAAAACGAATCCTCTGAGGCTATCACAAACCGTATTTTCCTGTTCAGACTCAAGCAACTTGATGAATTGATGCAGCGTGGTAATGATGACCTGGCAGAAGATGTAAAGGAAACAGTCATCGAGGATATCAAAGCCCTGCCAATGGATTCTGTGAGTGTAAAGGAACATCTTCAGGATGTGGAGAAAGCCCTTTCACCTAAACTATGGGACAATGTTGGTCTTGATCCAATAGATTTCCTGCAGAAAAAAATCATGCATTTGATGAAATTCAAGCCAGGTGTCAATCTGAATGAGGCCAATTTCACATTAAAGTGTGAAAAACTGGCTTATGCGGTCCTCCAAAATAATCAGCATGAAATCGAACGTCTCAAAAAACCGATTGCCAAAATGGTTGATCAACTTCCAAGAACAATTGATAAGGTAAAGGACAAAGAGGACTTGCTTGATGATGTATTAGCCCGTTCATTCTGGAATGGTGTGGATTTTGAAGATGCCAAAAAGATGGTTGATGAAATCGCCCCTCTGATGCCCTACATGGCCAAAGAGCCCAGGGAGACTATTGTAATCGATATGGGAGATACAATAGAGGAAAGAAAGGAGTGGATTTTGAACGAGGAAGAGGCTGAATACGAAACCGCTTACAAGGAAAAGGTGGAAAACTGGATTCAGGAACTTGCAGACACCCATCCTGTTATCATCAAGATAAAAAATGATGAGCCTCTCACAGAGAACGATCTGGATGAACTTGAAGAAACTCTTTATAATTCAGAACTTTCTCTGGATATCTCAAAGATAAATCAGATACTGCAAAGGAATAATTCAACCCTTGTGGACTTCATAAAACATGTCCTGGGCCTTTACGAATATCCTTCACCCAATCATGTGATTAAAGATGCCTTTGATACTTTTATTATTGAAAATAATAAGCAATACAGTGCAGATCAACTCAATTTCATCCGAACCCTTCAGACTGTTTTCCTGAGAAAACAACATGTCGAATTCTCTAACCTCTGGAATGCTCCTTTCACCAACTTTGGTACGAATTCCCCTATGCCCATGTTCAGTAAGGAAGAATTAAATGCATTCATTCACATCTGCAATGAAGTCGAGGAAGAAATATTTGTGTCAGAGGCTTGA
- a CDS encoding restriction endonuclease subunit S, translating to MQRELPEGWNKFKLGELTRIRTGKLDVNAQDINGKYPFFTCSQKVYSIDFYDYDCECVLVAGNGDLNVKYYNGKFNAYQRTYIIESLDQRILDVKYLYYFLNKYISILRNKSIGGVIKYIKLGYLKDIKIPIPKLEIQKKIVYILEKSEDTKRLRAQADELTQQLLQSLFLEMFGDPANNPNGFDQVKLGDIGDVSSGLTLNGQRRNNKQNLYPYLRVANVFRNKFNLSEIKYIHVSNSELDRFLLKKNDVLIVEGHGNIEEIGRSAVWNGQISNCVHQNHIIKVRLNEKYISPFFVSYFLNMYGNNGYFSSKSRTTSGLNTISTNKVKNTKVCLPPIGLQKKFERIVVNMKQIQDIQKPSKQHIENLFNSLVQKAFKGELIK from the coding sequence ATGCAGAGGGAATTACCTGAAGGATGGAATAAATTTAAACTGGGAGAACTTACAAGAATAAGAACAGGTAAATTAGATGTAAATGCCCAAGATATAAATGGTAAATACCCTTTTTTCACTTGCTCTCAAAAAGTTTATAGTATAGATTTTTATGATTATGATTGTGAATGTGTTCTTGTTGCGGGAAATGGAGATCTGAATGTAAAATATTATAATGGTAAATTTAATGCATATCAAAGAACATATATAATCGAATCTCTTGATCAACGCATTCTTGATGTGAAATACTTATATTATTTTTTAAATAAATACATTAGTATTTTAAGAAATAAATCCATTGGTGGGGTTATTAAATACATAAAACTTGGTTACTTAAAAGACATAAAAATACCAATTCCTAAACTTGAAATTCAGAAAAAAATAGTGTATATTCTAGAAAAATCAGAGGATACAAAAAGACTTCGTGCACAGGCTGATGAACTGACACAACAATTACTGCAAAGTTTATTTTTGGAGATGTTTGGAGATCCTGCGAACAATCCAAACGGTTTTGATCAGGTTAAATTAGGTGACATAGGAGATGTGAGTAGTGGTTTAACACTAAATGGCCAAAGGAGAAATAACAAACAGAATTTATATCCCTATCTTCGTGTAGCCAATGTGTTTCGTAATAAATTTAACTTGAGTGAAATAAAATATATTCATGTGTCAAATTCTGAACTTGATCGGTTCCTACTGAAAAAAAATGATGTACTTATTGTAGAAGGGCATGGAAATATTGAAGAGATAGGAAGGTCAGCAGTATGGAATGGACAAATATCCAATTGTGTTCACCAAAATCACATAATCAAAGTGAGACTTAATGAAAAATACATTAGTCCTTTTTTCGTATCATATTTCCTAAATATGTATGGTAACAACGGATATTTTTCTTCAAAAAGTAGAACAACGAGTGGTCTAAACACAATTAGCACAAATAAAGTAAAAAATACAAAAGTTTGTTTGCCACCTATTGGTTTGCAAAAAAAATTTGAACGAATTGTAGTGAATATGAAGCAAATCCAAGATATACAAAAGCCATCAAAGCAACACATTGAAAATTTATTCAATTCTTTAGTACAAAAAGCATTCAAAGGGGAGTTGATAAAGTGA
- a CDS encoding type I restriction-modification system subunit M, which yields MRLSPEIKSKIDSLWDKFWSGGLSNPLASIEQMSYLIFMKRLEEMDVMEQRRANAMDKEYTSIFEGNEDCRWSVWKHKSAEDMLEHVRDVVFPFMKNIHDGEKTLFSQHMKDAVFTIPKPTLLQEAVGIIDELNIAAQSTDVQGDLYEYLLSQLSTAGKNGQFRTPRHIIRMIVELVDPDINDRICDPACGTGGFLFSAYKHILHKYTSPELIEQDKEGDYHNLIGDNITEEQHWNKIHRDTFYGFDFDSTMIRIGLMNMVLHGIKYPHIELVDTLSNLYNEEERYTVILANPPFKGSIDKDSINDKLTLNTKKTELLFVENMIRLLEPGGKCGVIVPQGVLFGNSKAHKGLRKMLIDTCQLEGIVSMPSGVFKPYAGVSTAVLIFTKGGETEKAWFYDMEADGYSLDDKRIPTDMKGDIPDIIERYTNRHEESPEDRKNKCFYVPVDEIKENDYDLSISRYKEIEYEEIEYEKPEVIIQRIDELEDQIKSNVAELKAMLKQDS from the coding sequence ATGCGTCTATCACCTGAAATAAAATCGAAAATCGACTCTCTCTGGGACAAATTCTGGAGTGGTGGTCTGTCAAATCCTTTGGCATCCATTGAACAGATGTCCTATCTAATCTTCATGAAGCGTCTTGAGGAAATGGATGTAATGGAGCAGAGACGGGCAAATGCAATGGATAAGGAATACACATCCATCTTTGAAGGTAATGAAGATTGCAGGTGGTCTGTATGGAAACATAAATCTGCTGAAGATATGCTTGAACATGTCAGAGATGTTGTGTTTCCTTTCATGAAGAATATTCATGATGGAGAAAAAACCCTGTTCTCCCAGCATATGAAAGATGCTGTATTTACAATACCCAAACCCACACTTTTGCAGGAAGCAGTGGGGATTATTGATGAATTAAACATAGCCGCTCAGTCAACAGATGTGCAGGGTGATCTTTATGAATATCTGTTAAGCCAGTTATCCACAGCAGGAAAGAATGGCCAGTTCAGGACTCCCAGGCATATTATCAGGATGATTGTGGAACTTGTGGACCCTGATATCAATGACAGAATTTGTGATCCTGCATGTGGTACAGGTGGTTTCCTATTCTCTGCTTACAAACATATTCTACACAAATACACATCACCTGAATTGATAGAGCAGGATAAAGAAGGAGATTATCACAATCTTATAGGGGACAATATAACAGAAGAACAACATTGGAATAAGATCCATAGGGACACCTTCTATGGATTTGATTTTGATTCAACGATGATCCGTATTGGACTTATGAACATGGTCCTGCACGGTATCAAGTATCCTCATATTGAACTTGTGGATACTCTATCCAATCTCTACAATGAAGAGGAACGTTACACTGTAATCCTCGCCAATCCTCCTTTTAAGGGCAGCATAGATAAAGATAGTATAAACGATAAACTGACTCTCAATACTAAAAAAACAGAACTGCTCTTTGTGGAAAACATGATTCGTTTGCTGGAGCCAGGTGGGAAATGTGGTGTAATTGTCCCACAAGGTGTACTTTTTGGTAACTCTAAAGCACATAAAGGCCTTCGTAAAATGCTGATTGACACATGTCAGTTGGAAGGAATTGTGTCCATGCCCTCTGGTGTGTTCAAGCCTTATGCCGGGGTATCAACGGCTGTTTTGATATTCACTAAAGGTGGAGAAACAGAAAAGGCCTGGTTCTATGATATGGAAGCAGATGGATATTCTCTTGATGACAAAAGGATACCAACTGATATGAAGGGAGATATTCCTGACATAATTGAGAGATACACCAACAGACATGAGGAAAGTCCAGAGGACCGCAAAAATAAGTGTTTCTATGTCCCGGTTGACGAAATAAAGGAAAATGACTATGATCTCTCTATTTCCAGATACAAGGAAATTGAATATGAAGAAATAGAGTATGAAAAACCAGAGGTCATCATTCAAAGGATCGATGAATTGGAGGATCAGATTAAATCTAATGTGGCTGAATTGAAAGCAATGTTAAAACAGGATTCATGA